In Puniceicoccus vermicola, one DNA window encodes the following:
- a CDS encoding RNA polymerase sigma factor, with the protein MNSSADVEEKPQDPKSSPALPEDWRPRLHRYVCQYLDDAGAEDVVQESAIRLEKEKNPVRHPLAWLHRTARNLALNEIRRHRHTVPFDESVRADNDDPSTRPDQRLEHLERLERLESLLAGLGDRERELLRLKFEEGASYKEMGKRMKLSASNVGFILCRTLQQLHAEAQNEGGSQ; encoded by the coding sequence ATGAACTCTTCCGCCGATGTTGAAGAAAAACCTCAGGACCCGAAGAGCTCTCCCGCTCTTCCCGAGGACTGGCGTCCGCGCCTTCATCGCTATGTCTGCCAATATCTCGACGATGCCGGGGCCGAAGATGTGGTTCAGGAATCCGCCATCCGGCTCGAAAAGGAGAAAAATCCCGTCCGCCATCCTCTCGCCTGGCTTCACCGCACGGCCCGCAATCTCGCTCTCAACGAAATTCGGAGGCATCGCCATACCGTCCCGTTCGACGAATCCGTCCGGGCGGACAACGACGACCCCTCGACGCGACCCGACCAACGGCTGGAGCATCTGGAACGATTGGAACGCCTGGAATCCCTCCTCGCCGGCCTCGGCGACCGGGAACGGGAACTCCTCCGGCTCAAATTCGAGGAAGGGGCGTCCTACAAGGAAATGGGCAAGCGCATGAAACTCTCCGCTTCCAATGTTGGCTTCATCCTCTGCCGCACCCTCCAGCAACTCCATGCCGAGGCTCAAAACGAAGGAGGCTCACAATGA
- a CDS encoding vWA domain-containing protein: protein MNDPEPIDDLILRSILGETTRQEEKELREAFAQDPTLLERRKKLVETAHLLAEVHGVPSNTEAPRSSPVPIWLRSLRGISSVGSGIAAGLILLFLLFPSLDRVQESNPIKPKPALFEDTDHDLSSGITTTSSTVSQPPEPREEDLRKGVASAPPPAPESPQFEFEEFNVTGSFEGETTGNRQAPGSSFMRPQSGPSPESPNASPVIADSSTLFEEDLAPGLEVRDASYNILNASPESEPPAETRGPIAGSGSAPTVTTAPTRSDRRGGASAPPAAPQSPQPPAASPTGSISYEEFVKTYGDLQRESTRNEALGQVTRSWGSSRSEADSLSSGSLTAEFDMAKSDRARDFGGFSLGAASGYVQPSAPMDDPFAAPHRPQTSPQPARSQTSFAGEKAKVDRLGGDLPLMGQLFADETPGQVTHSRSSSLSETDSKQSGSLTADYEMASSDVARDFDNSSSRGNQMYRFRGESAYPSTEETAKMDGLRIEPNLRREIYGDEYDGFENSFASETDELKKREVAPKPKPAPKPVKRPAPPPAATFTDTEEDNFSTFSLNVADVSFQLAARQLEQGIAPDPVSIRQEEFYNAFDYRDPSPASGEPVRFEVESATLPASHNLKVVRLAVKTAAQSRAGKPAQITFAIDNSGSMQRSDRKRTIEAAFEKLTDGLRPQDRINIVTFATDSRVDLLQSSPSNSGQIQAALNSAPEGGTNLENGLTTAYEMAARYYQPAYENRVILLSDGIANLGQTEADQLVAMIEKFRNQGIAFDGFGIGWENLNDPLLSELARNGDGQYAFLNSPEDAGALFAQALSSSLQSVARDVKVQVEWNPDRVQRFRLIGYDTHLLNKEDFRNDAVDAAEMAAEETGNALYLVELKPNGSGPLGTARVRFKMEEPPAPPSAETERILEQLESVVIPRATFLGTSLPTAAQALTDLIAENNSDNSMGVSIVVSAAPEDRQVNFSVRNLPAIRILDIMSQQTGYHWNVTDNNISFSPPGGRSSTNEDQSEQITVEERSWIIPNPPVWPEIDSASARLQLSTAAAIFADKLQNTNRFSAIDRAQLLAWTQQAQSFFNYPAEIETLANMIRNANFLP, encoded by the coding sequence ATGAACGATCCGGAACCCATCGACGATCTCATCCTCCGTTCCATTCTGGGAGAAACCACCCGACAGGAGGAAAAAGAACTCCGCGAGGCCTTTGCCCAGGACCCGACACTTCTCGAACGACGCAAGAAGCTGGTCGAAACCGCCCACCTCCTCGCCGAGGTCCATGGCGTTCCCTCCAATACGGAGGCACCCCGATCCAGTCCGGTCCCGATCTGGCTGCGTTCCCTCCGCGGCATTTCCTCGGTCGGAAGCGGGATCGCCGCCGGACTCATCCTCCTCTTTCTCCTCTTTCCCTCACTCGACCGAGTCCAGGAAAGCAATCCGATCAAACCCAAACCAGCCCTTTTTGAGGACACTGACCACGACCTCAGCTCGGGGATTACTACGACGTCCTCCACGGTCTCTCAGCCTCCCGAACCCAGAGAGGAAGATCTCCGTAAGGGGGTTGCTTCAGCGCCACCCCCTGCCCCTGAGTCCCCCCAATTCGAATTCGAGGAATTCAACGTAACGGGAAGCTTTGAAGGTGAAACTACAGGCAATCGCCAAGCTCCCGGCTCCTCCTTCATGCGCCCCCAGTCCGGCCCTTCCCCCGAGAGTCCCAATGCCTCTCCCGTGATCGCAGACTCGTCCACTCTTTTCGAGGAAGATTTAGCCCCTGGATTAGAGGTTCGGGACGCTAGCTATAATATTCTCAACGCTTCCCCGGAGTCCGAACCCCCCGCCGAAACCCGAGGCCCAATCGCCGGTTCAGGATCCGCCCCCACCGTCACCACCGCTCCCACCCGAAGTGACCGTAGGGGGGGTGCTTCAGCGCCCCCCGCTGCCCCTCAGTCCCCACAACCTCCAGCTGCCTCTCCGACCGGCTCCATCAGCTACGAGGAATTCGTGAAAACGTACGGAGATCTTCAACGCGAATCCACCCGCAACGAAGCTCTCGGCCAAGTCACCCGTTCTTGGGGTTCCTCCCGATCGGAAGCCGATTCACTGTCATCCGGATCGTTGACCGCAGAATTCGATATGGCCAAAAGCGACAGAGCCCGGGACTTCGGCGGCTTCAGCTTAGGTGCTGCCAGTGGATATGTACAACCGAGCGCCCCCATGGACGATCCGTTCGCGGCTCCACACCGCCCACAAACTTCGCCTCAACCCGCCCGCAGCCAAACCTCCTTCGCCGGAGAAAAGGCCAAAGTAGACCGTCTCGGGGGCGACTTGCCCCTGATGGGCCAATTGTTCGCCGACGAAACTCCCGGCCAAGTCACCCATTCCCGTAGTTCCTCCCTCTCGGAAACCGATTCAAAGCAATCCGGATCGTTAACCGCAGACTACGAAATGGCTAGCAGCGACGTAGCTCGAGACTTCGACAACTCGAGCTCAAGGGGCAATCAAATGTACCGTTTCAGGGGTGAATCCGCATATCCAAGCACCGAAGAAACAGCCAAAATGGACGGTCTCAGGATCGAGCCGAATTTGAGGAGAGAGATATACGGAGACGAATACGATGGCTTCGAAAATAGCTTCGCCAGCGAAACGGACGAATTAAAGAAGCGCGAAGTCGCGCCTAAACCCAAGCCTGCACCAAAGCCAGTAAAACGTCCCGCGCCTCCCCCGGCAGCCACCTTCACCGACACCGAAGAGGATAATTTCTCCACCTTCTCCCTGAACGTAGCCGACGTTTCCTTTCAGCTCGCCGCCCGCCAGCTCGAACAGGGTATCGCGCCCGATCCAGTCTCGATTCGGCAGGAGGAATTCTACAACGCCTTTGACTACCGGGATCCCTCCCCCGCCTCCGGAGAACCCGTTCGCTTCGAGGTCGAGTCCGCGACTCTGCCCGCCAGCCACAATCTCAAAGTGGTGCGTCTCGCCGTGAAAACCGCCGCCCAAAGTCGGGCCGGAAAGCCCGCGCAGATCACCTTCGCCATCGACAACTCCGGATCGATGCAGCGATCCGACCGCAAGCGCACCATTGAGGCCGCTTTTGAAAAGCTCACGGATGGCCTCCGCCCCCAGGATCGCATCAATATCGTCACCTTTGCCACCGACTCCCGCGTCGACCTTCTCCAGTCTTCCCCGTCGAACTCGGGCCAGATCCAGGCGGCCCTGAACTCGGCCCCCGAGGGAGGGACGAATCTGGAAAACGGACTGACAACCGCCTATGAGATGGCAGCACGGTATTACCAGCCCGCCTACGAAAACCGGGTCATTCTCCTCTCCGACGGCATCGCCAACCTCGGCCAGACCGAAGCCGATCAGCTCGTCGCGATGATCGAAAAGTTCCGCAATCAGGGGATCGCCTTCGATGGGTTCGGGATCGGCTGGGAAAACCTCAACGACCCCCTCCTCTCCGAACTCGCCCGCAACGGCGACGGCCAATACGCCTTCCTCAACTCGCCGGAGGATGCCGGAGCCCTCTTCGCTCAGGCCCTTTCGAGCTCTCTCCAATCGGTTGCCCGGGATGTCAAAGTCCAGGTCGAGTGGAATCCGGACCGGGTCCAGCGTTTCCGCCTCATCGGCTACGACACCCATCTTCTGAACAAAGAGGACTTCCGCAACGATGCCGTCGACGCCGCCGAGATGGCCGCCGAAGAAACCGGCAACGCCCTCTATTTGGTCGAGCTGAAACCGAATGGATCCGGCCCATTGGGAACCGCCCGTGTGCGATTCAAAATGGAGGAGCCTCCCGCCCCTCCCAGTGCGGAAACCGAACGCATTCTGGAACAACTCGAATCCGTCGTCATCCCCCGCGCCACTTTTCTGGGGACAAGCCTGCCGACAGCCGCCCAAGCTCTCACGGACCTAATAGCGGAGAACAACTCCGACAATTCCATGGGCGTCAGCATTGTGGTCAGTGCGGCACCGGAAGATCGTCAGGTAAACTTCTCCGTTCGAAACCTTCCTGCAATCCGTATTCTCGACATCATGTCACAACAAACCGGTTACCACTGGAATGTGACCGACAACAACATTTCGTTCTCCCCTCCGGGAGGTCGATCCTCAACAAACGAAGATCAGTCCGAACAAATCACCGTCGAAGAGCGCTCCTGGATCATCCCCAATCCACCGGTCTGGCCGGAGATCGATTCCGCCTCGGCCCGCCTCCAACTG